In Helicobacter mastomyrinus, the sequence TATAACAAAAACTACTTGGCATTTAGTATAAGCTAAAGAAATAGCTTATATACCACACTTGTAATTGTTAGAACTCCCATTACAAACACAAATATATCCAAAAGCGGGTTTTTGTAGTCTTTGAGCTTCCCCACACTCCAAATGGCAATAATCGGCATTAAAAACAAAATCGCAGCGATGATTGGACCACCCAAATCCTCGATAAAACCCAAAATACTTGGGTTGAGATATGCCACAACGATAATGCTCACATACATAAAAGCTGTGCTACAAGCCTTAATCGTGGGAATATGTGGCTCTCTGCCGCTGCTTTTAACGCCTTTGCGGATAATGCCATTCAAGCCCTCAAGTGCCCCAAAATAATGTCCAAAGAATGAACTCACAACAGCTAGAAAAGCCACAAGCGGTGCGCCTAAGGCAATAATTGGCGTGTTAAACTGATTAGCAAAATATGAGAGGATAGGGATATTTGCCTCCCTTGCCTTAGCAAAATCCCCTGAATCAAGACATAAAATACAAGAAAACACAAAAAACATCACAAAAACTAATAGCAAAAGCGCTGTGCGGAAGAGGATTTGATTTGCCTTTTCCTGTGAGTTTGTGTATTCCCTCCGCACACTGAGCGTAAAAGTAGAGATTGCCGGAGAGTGATTAAAGGCAAAGACAAGCACGGGCAAGGTAAGCCATATCACTTCTATAAATTCACCAAAACTTGGGACTTCCTGCAAAGATTCTAGCTTCCAATGCGGAATAAGATAGAGTGAAAAGCCAAAAAGCACCGCGCATAGCGGATATACAAGGACATTGCATACTTTTGTAATCTGCTCTTCTTTCAGCAGCATTACTGCCATCATCGCACTCACAAGCACAAATGCCAAACTCGCACGTGCCCAAGGGTAGAGGCTCATTGTAGCTTCATCATAGAGGCTGCTTAAATGGAGTTGATTAACAAAAAAACTCGCAAAGGTGTTTGTAATTCCCACGCCATAGGCAAGACAAATGGGATAAATGGCAAAAAAGTATAAAAGAGTAATAAAAATACTCACACCTCGCCCCCAATATTCCTCTGCAGCGTGTGTGATGTCGTGCTCAGGGCTTTGAGATTCATTGACGAATCGGCTCAAAGCTCGATGAGAAAGCCACACCATAGGAAAGATGAGAAGAGTCATAATCACCACAGGGTAAAATCCACCTGTCCCTGCACGAATGGGTAGAAATAAGATTCCCGCTCCCACCGCCGTGCCAAAGAGCGAAAGCGCCCAACGAGTATCAAAGGCATTCCAACGCATAGTATTCCTTTTAAATGAAAATATATTTATCTTATTTCATATCAAAAGACAATCAATCTAGTTTCCACTTTAATAGATGAAATGCTTTAATGTATCTCTCCCGCGCTAATAAAGGCAAGAAAAGAAAATGCGAAGGGCAATCTCTACTAAAGAGGAAAGCATTTATCCTGCATTAAGTAAAAAGAATCTTATTTACGCTACACATCTTATCTTATCGACTTAATAGTTTAAAACCATAGTGCGAGTAGATATAAACAATCCCAAAATACAAGTCCCATAAAGATAAATAATACAATCTTAGCAAAACTACCAAAAGCGATAGTATCGATAAGAAAAGACTTTTAACGCCGCAAGGAAAAAAATAATAATGGGTAGATTCTAAAAAGTTTAATATGTTTTTTGAAGCATATATGGGGCAACACAATGCCACATAGCACCAAAGCCGCAAAATAGACATATTCAAATTAGCATTGAAATAAAAGCTCACACCGCTATTATGCAGCATATACAAAACATAAAAAGACACTCTACATTAGCACACAAAATCATTACAAATAAGAGTGCGTATTACGCATATATTGTAAAAAAGCATTTGGGATTACTCCAATGTAAAGCATATTTTGAACAGATTCCAAGCGATGATAATACTTGCAAGTAGCCCGCAATAACGTAAGGTCAAAAAATGCATTTGTAGGTTCAAGGTAATGCAAAAAAAAATAGATTGAGAATGAGCATTCCAAATATCATATTATCATAATAAAATTTGATGAAAAGCATAAAAAATACTAATAAAGTGCTTGTTTTGCCTCATTACTTTTTATACAAAATATAAGGTGTGCTAGATTCCATCTTTTGTGCCTGTGGGGGGGGGGGTGATAGCTCTGCTATGGCTTTGCTAGATGTGTTTAAACCTATAAAAGTTTCTCTAAAAGTAGGAAAACATTGCATTTTATTTTTACTATGGGCTAAGTCTGCTTTTAAATCTTATATCAATTTTTGTGTTTATGGGGTTGAGAATCTGCTGTTTGTGGATTTTTGAGACCTTCTATCTCTTTTTTGGAATAGGCTTATTTTATATTGCAGTTCAAACAAGGCTTGTTTGAGTGCTTTT encodes:
- a CDS encoding aromatic amino acid transport family protein, encoding MRWNAFDTRWALSLFGTAVGAGILFLPIRAGTGGFYPVVIMTLLIFPMVWLSHRALSRFVNESQSPEHDITHAAEEYWGRGVSIFITLLYFFAIYPICLAYGVGITNTFASFFVNQLHLSSLYDEATMSLYPWARASLAFVLVSAMMAVMLLKEEQITKVCNVLVYPLCAVLFGFSLYLIPHWKLESLQEVPSFGEFIEVIWLTLPVLVFAFNHSPAISTFTLSVRREYTNSQEKANQILFRTALLLLVFVMFFVFSCILCLDSGDFAKAREANIPILSYFANQFNTPIIALGAPLVAFLAVVSSFFGHYFGALEGLNGIIRKGVKSSGREPHIPTIKACSTAFMYVSIIVVAYLNPSILGFIEDLGGPIIAAILFLMPIIAIWSVGKLKDYKNPLLDIFVFVMGVLTITSVVYKLFL